In a genomic window of Micromonospora cremea:
- a CDS encoding transposase has product MREWDTRGGTIDLALPKLRQGSNFPDCLLTHRRQALVPVERGLVSARGVNQAGEKTDRASRHSADAESQVSEMAAHLDAQVEAFRNRLLDSGHYTARMDLLTMKVREAAAPSTSTP; this is encoded by the coding sequence ATGCGGGAGTGGGACACCCGCGGCGGAACGATCGACCTGGCGCTCCCGAAGCTGCGGCAGGGCTCGAACTTCCCGGACTGTTTGCTGACCCATCGCCGGCAGGCTCTGGTTCCCGTCGAGAGGGGCCTCGTATCTGCTCGGGGTGTCAACCAGGCGGGTGAAAAAACGGATCGAGCATCTCGGCATTCGGCAGATGCCGAGTCACAGGTGTCGGAAATGGCGGCCCACCTAGACGCCCAGGTCGAGGCGTTCCGCAACCGGCTGCTGGACTCAGGGCATTACACGGCGCGGATGGACCTGTTGACGATGAAGGTCCGCGAAGCCGCCGCACCGTCAACGTCCACGCCCTGA